A genomic window from Quercus lobata isolate SW786 chromosome 10, ValleyOak3.0 Primary Assembly, whole genome shotgun sequence includes:
- the LOC115964964 gene encoding uncharacterized protein LOC115964964, which yields MNPEKESENEKSSSENAAPLWKYVTRLEKASVGGGNVSFRCNYCEKIFKGSYSRVKAHLLKLPKFGIQACAKVGDEYQNEMQKLEDAFEESSRRLKKPKLVSLPTDSPTSPNWDSRESSTATSHPFFPKKKGVGIGNSPLERAFNNQCREQLDCLIARTFYSAGLPFHFAKNPYWIEMIKFAANNNLAGYVPPGYNKLRTTLLQKEKAHIEKLLRAIKDTWKEKGLSIVSDGWTDVQKRPLINFMATSQKGPIFIKSIDGTKEYKDKHFIADLFLKVVGEVGPQHVVQIITDNASVMKAAGSIVEAEYPHIFWSPCVVHTLNLALKNICAPKYSLQNENAYNECNWIAQVSDEATFIRIFITNHSMRLAIFNSYSPLKLLAVAETRFASIIIMLKRLFQVKQNLRNMVVSEEWMSYREDDVGKAQTVRDYILNDLWWDKVEYILRFTEPIYEMLRVADTDAPILHKVYEMWDSMIENVKKEIYQHEGKEDYEESPFYDVVHNILIERWTKNCTPLHCLAHSLNPKYYTIKWIEEVRGRVAPHKDAEISVERNKCLKRIFPDPDDRQKVNVEFGLFNSLQVYDEDNMEDRWNYNPMLWWSTYGSTLPILQTLALKLLQQPCSSSCAERNWSTYGFIHSMRRNRITPKRAEDLVFVHSNLRLLSRRRPEYNSGESKKWDIGGDNWDEPFGGPGLLEVAYLTLDEPEMETSIVENNDYVDDDDVVVL from the exons ATGAATCCTGAAAAAGAAAGTGAGAATGAGAAATCATCTTCTGAGAATGCTGCTCCTCTATGGAAATATGTTACTAGATTAGAAAAAGCAAGTGTTGGTGGTGGGAATGTTTCTTTTAGATgtaattattgtgaaaaaatttttaAGGGGTCTTATTCAAGGGTGAAGGCACACTTGTTAAAATTGCCTAAGTTTGGAATACAAGCATGTGCCAAGGTTGGAGATGAGTATCAAAATGAAATGCAGAAATTAGAAGATGCATTTGAGGAATCTTCGCGTAGATTGAAGAAGCCTAAGTTAGTGTCTTTACCAACTGATTCTCCTACTAGTCCTAATTGGGATAGTAGGGAGAGTAGTACAGCTACAAGTCAtccatttttcccaaaaaaaaaaggggttgggATTGGGAATTCTCCTTTGGAGAGGGCTTTTAACAATCAATGTCGAGAGCAATTAGATTGTCTTATTGCTAGGACATTTTACTCTGCTGGCTTACCCTTTCACTTTGCTAAGAACCCGTATTGGATTgagatgatcaagtttgcaGCTAATAATAATTTAGCGGGCTATGTTCCTCCGGGTTACAATAAATTAAGAACAACTTTGTTGCAAAAAGAGAAGGCACATATTGAGAAGTTGTTGAGGGCAATTAAAGACACTTGGAAAGAAAAGGGTTTAAGCATTGTAAGTGATGGGTGGACAGATGTACAAAAAAGGCCACTTATCAATTTTATGGCTACATCACAGAAAGGGCCAATTTTTATCAAATCCATTGATGGTACCAAAGAGTACAAAGACAAGCACTTCATTGCTGACTTGTTTTTAAAGGTTGTTGGTGAGGTTGGGCCTCAACATGTTGTCCAAATTATTACTGATAATGCGTCTGTTATGAAGGCTGCAGGATCTATTGTTGAAGCTGAATATCCTCATATATTTTGGTCACCTTGTGTTGTGCATACTCTCAATTTGgctttgaagaatatttgtGCACCTAAGTACTCTTTGCAGAATGAGAATGCATATAATGAATGTAACTGGATTGCACAAGTTTCAGATGAGGCAACTTTCATTCGTATTTTCATCACAAATCATTCTATGAGATTAGcaatttttaattcatattcTCCTTTGAAGTTACTTGCTGTTGCTGAAACACGATTTGCTTCAATAATTATCATGCTTAAAAGATTgtttcaagtaaaacaaaatcttCGAAATATGGTTGTTAGTGAGGAATGGATGTCATATAGAGAAGATGATGTAGGAAAAGCTCAAACTGTGAGGGATTATATTTTGAATGATTTGTGGTGGGACAAGGTTGAATACATTCTAAGATTCACAGAACCTATTTATGAGATGCTTCGAGTGGCTGACACGGATGCACCTATTCTCCATAAGGTGTATGaaatgtgggattccatgatagaaaatgtgaagaaagaaatataCCAACATGAAGGCAAGGAAGACTATGAGGAGTCTCCATTCTATGATGTGGTACACAATATACTTATTGAACGGTGGACTAAAAATTGCACACCACTTCATTGCCTAGCCCACTCCTTGAATCCAAA GTATTATACTATTAAATGGATTGAGGAAGTTAGAGGCCGTGTTGCACCACATAAGGATGCTGAAATTTCAGTGGAGAGAAACAAGTGTCTCAAAAGGATCTTTCCTGATCCTGATGATAGGCAAAAAGTTAATGTGGAGTTTGGTTTGTTTAACTCATTACAGGTTTATGATGAGGATAACATGGAGGATAGGTGGAACTACAATCCAATGCTTTGGTGGTCAACTTATGGGTCTACTTTACCAATACTTCAAACTTTAGCTCTAAAACTTCTTCAACAGCCTTGCTCATCATCATGTGCTGAGAGGAATTGGAGTACCTATGGCTTCATCCATTCTATGAGGAGGAATAGAATTACTCCTAAACGTGCTGAAGATTTAGTGTTTGTTCATTCTAATCTTCGACTTCTTTCAAGGAGGAGGCCCGAGTACAATAGTGGAGAATCTAAGAAGTGGGACATTGGTGGAGATAATTGGGATGAGCCATTTGGAGGACCTGGGTTGCTTGAGGTTGCTTATCTCACACTAGATGAGCCAGAGATGGAGACAAGTATTGTTGAGAATAATGAttatgttgatgatgatgatgttgttgttcTTTGA